One Chitinophaga varians DNA window includes the following coding sequences:
- a CDS encoding glycosyltransferase family 32 protein, producing the protein MRIPRVLHQTWKNRDIPEEFERMSQTWKDKHRGWEHVFWTDEMNRNFIKEHFSFFLSIYDNYPTNIQRVDAVRYFVLYKYGGFFIDLDFECLANIEPLVSNTSCVFGKEPLEHCLIHQKDVIISNAFMGTVPGFHFLGALCKELEADRQLTDHPNNKVLEVTGPFMLSRLYNDYKRKDDILLLDADLIYPLTKDELEDWNGTQQNQAIQQKLERAYGIHHYAGTWWKKNLV; encoded by the coding sequence ATGAGAATACCACGTGTCCTTCATCAAACATGGAAGAATCGCGATATTCCGGAAGAGTTTGAGCGTATGTCCCAAACCTGGAAAGACAAACACCGCGGCTGGGAACATGTTTTCTGGACTGATGAAATGAACCGGAATTTTATTAAAGAACATTTCTCTTTCTTTTTATCAATTTATGATAACTACCCCACTAATATTCAACGTGTGGATGCCGTCAGATACTTTGTGCTCTACAAATACGGCGGCTTTTTCATAGACCTCGATTTCGAATGCCTTGCCAATATAGAACCCCTTGTAAGTAATACTTCGTGTGTGTTCGGGAAGGAACCTTTGGAGCACTGCCTCATTCATCAGAAGGATGTTATTATCAGCAACGCATTTATGGGGACAGTGCCGGGTTTTCATTTTTTGGGCGCATTATGTAAAGAGCTGGAAGCCGACAGACAGCTGACGGACCATCCCAATAACAAGGTGTTGGAGGTAACCGGTCCCTTTATGCTGTCCCGCCTGTACAATGACTATAAGAGAAAAGACGATATTCTCCTGCTTGACGCCGATCTTATCTACCCGCTGACCAAAGACGAGTTGGAGGACTGGAACGGAACACAGCAAAATCAAGCCATACAGCAGAAATTGGAACGTGCGTATGGAATTCATCACTATGCCGGTACCTGGTGGAAAAAAAATCTCGTATGA
- a CDS encoding glycosyltransferase family 2 protein, producing the protein MSIKIPVISCVCVTRNKPQMLKKVIACFTAQSYPEKELVIVYEDDDVATDELVNEAAIISRDDIQLVRIKSFPKTTLGELRNIGIQTAKGEFICQWDDDDWYHKDRLAEQYNAAVNHDREGAVMTRWLVFDAIDRQAYISNKRMWEGSVLCRKSVLQLMPYEDKTIGEDSATIDYLVSQKCLHPMNGVPGLYIYIYHGGNTWNFDHWSYIFECSTALSYDHSQCIADILDGNYTVYAGSLLLDKILQSEYIDKRILG; encoded by the coding sequence ATGAGTATTAAGATACCCGTTATAAGCTGTGTCTGCGTGACAAGGAATAAACCGCAGATGCTGAAAAAAGTAATAGCTTGTTTTACTGCACAGTCCTATCCGGAAAAGGAACTGGTCATTGTCTATGAAGACGACGATGTTGCTACGGACGAACTGGTCAATGAAGCCGCAATAATCTCCAGAGATGATATTCAGCTGGTGAGAATAAAATCGTTTCCCAAAACCACGCTGGGGGAACTAAGGAACATAGGCATACAAACCGCCAAAGGAGAATTTATTTGCCAATGGGATGATGATGACTGGTACCATAAGGACCGCCTGGCTGAACAGTACAATGCCGCGGTAAATCATGACCGCGAAGGAGCGGTAATGACCCGGTGGCTGGTGTTTGATGCCATTGATAGGCAGGCTTACATTTCCAACAAGCGGATGTGGGAGGGAAGTGTGTTGTGCCGGAAATCGGTCCTTCAGCTGATGCCTTATGAAGATAAGACCATTGGTGAAGACAGTGCTACGATTGACTACCTGGTGTCACAAAAATGCCTTCATCCTATGAATGGTGTGCCGGGCTTGTATATCTACATATATCATGGTGGCAACACATGGAATTTTGATCATTGGAGCTATATTTTTGAATGCAGTACGGCTTTGTCATACGATCATTCGCAGTGCATTGCAGATATTCTGGATGGTAACTATACTGTTTACGCAGGTTCTTTATTACTTGATAAAATACTGCAAAGTGAATATATAGATAAAAGAATACTCGGTTAA
- a CDS encoding glycosyltransferase family 2 protein, with the protein MWFWDLLLGIYCLKILIWFGLLLTRKVRPEKPLQQMENEILSVDVLLPMYNEERVVVKTIENLLNIDYPGCNIIVVDDGSSDDSYQVACQHFGDHPRVRIVRQNNAGKSAALNRAMNLSESDIIVCVDADTLVRADIMDIILPCFQDKKVAAVSGYIRVGNKVNLLTHMQFIEYITLQNFERSVFEDVNGILVVPGALGAFRREVVKSLDGFTSKALAEDCDITLRMLCANYVIKNAAEAISFTEAPDTVNMFFKQRVRWTVGLVQGLLRYAGQLTRHPNKALAFIVLPYTWCFRIVLPFLVPLADYFFLAGYFLLGNHELLPVYLICMAAETFITGFILVSEKQRFNPLQLIFMQKIFRHLVLFSYVCIFLRWTKGSLYKWNKIPRQGNVELD; encoded by the coding sequence ATGTGGTTTTGGGATTTGTTACTGGGTATATATTGCCTGAAAATACTGATCTGGTTTGGCCTGTTGCTCACCAGGAAGGTCCGGCCTGAAAAGCCTTTGCAACAGATGGAGAATGAGATACTGTCTGTAGATGTTCTGTTGCCGATGTACAACGAGGAGCGGGTGGTTGTGAAAACGATTGAGAACCTGCTGAACATTGATTATCCGGGCTGCAACATTATAGTGGTAGACGACGGCTCATCTGACGATAGCTATCAGGTCGCCTGTCAGCACTTTGGTGATCATCCCAGGGTGCGGATTGTACGTCAAAACAATGCCGGCAAATCAGCGGCCTTAAACAGGGCAATGAATTTATCGGAAAGCGATATTATTGTCTGTGTAGACGCGGACACATTGGTGCGGGCTGATATCATGGATATTATATTGCCCTGTTTTCAGGATAAAAAAGTGGCTGCTGTTTCGGGATATATAAGGGTGGGAAATAAGGTTAATTTACTCACGCATATGCAGTTTATCGAATACATCACGCTGCAGAACTTTGAGCGGTCGGTATTTGAAGATGTGAATGGCATACTGGTGGTGCCGGGCGCGTTGGGTGCCTTTCGCCGCGAGGTCGTAAAGAGCCTGGATGGCTTTACATCAAAGGCGCTGGCAGAAGACTGTGATATTACCCTGAGGATGTTGTGCGCAAATTACGTGATCAAAAATGCCGCAGAAGCTATTTCGTTTACAGAAGCGCCGGATACTGTCAACATGTTTTTTAAACAACGGGTAAGATGGACGGTAGGATTAGTGCAGGGACTGCTGCGATACGCAGGCCAGCTGACCAGGCATCCCAACAAGGCATTAGCTTTTATCGTTTTGCCATATACCTGGTGTTTTAGGATTGTCCTCCCTTTTTTGGTCCCGCTGGCGGACTATTTTTTTCTCGCCGGTTATTTCCTTTTGGGGAACCATGAACTCCTGCCAGTCTATCTGATCTGCATGGCAGCGGAAACCTTTATCACAGGCTTTATCCTGGTATCGGAAAAGCAGCGCTTCAATCCCCTGCAGCTGATCTTTATGCAGAAAATTTTCAGACACCTGGTCCTGTTTTCCTACGTGTGCATCTTTTTAAGATGGACAAAGGGAAGTTTGTATAAATGGAATAAAATACCAAGACAGGGAAATGTTGAACTCGATTAA
- a CDS encoding glycosyltransferase family 32 protein — translation MIPRIIHLIGATQQPPQICVPYINRMRALHPLWQITIWDDVAALTLVRTHFPDWEYCYQNYQAPVQRTDILRVMLVYLYGGFYLDMDILCFKSLDDLCSHNLVLGVEKKLSPIESRKLHHTYPTRIANYMFGSKPGHPFWLDFLAEAGKRAKVAIKSESDVLETTGPGLLTNVYHESEARYDDITLLQNEKEACWKSCGPASCHFGTYAVHLHMGSWRWEAAPVTI, via the coding sequence ATGATTCCCCGTATTATTCATCTGATCGGCGCTACGCAGCAGCCACCACAGATATGTGTTCCTTATATAAACAGGATGCGCGCATTGCATCCGTTGTGGCAGATAACCATCTGGGACGACGTGGCGGCGCTCACCCTGGTAAGAACGCATTTCCCCGATTGGGAATATTGTTACCAGAACTACCAGGCCCCGGTGCAAAGGACTGACATACTCAGAGTAATGCTGGTTTATTTGTATGGTGGCTTTTACCTGGACATGGACATACTGTGTTTTAAAAGCCTGGACGACCTTTGCAGCCACAATCTCGTATTGGGTGTGGAAAAAAAACTGTCCCCGATAGAATCCCGTAAGCTTCATCATACTTATCCCACCAGGATTGCCAATTATATGTTTGGCAGCAAGCCCGGGCACCCATTTTGGCTGGATTTTCTTGCGGAAGCCGGAAAGCGGGCAAAGGTGGCCATAAAATCGGAATCAGATGTACTGGAAACAACCGGCCCTGGGTTGCTAACAAATGTATACCACGAAAGTGAAGCCAGGTATGACGATATTACCTTGTTGCAAAATGAAAAAGAAGCCTGCTGGAAATCATGCGGGCCTGCATCCTGTCATTTTGGAACATATGCGGTACATCTGCATATGGGGTCTTGGCGTTGGGAGGCAGCTCCCGTAACTATTTAA